In the Planktothrix serta PCC 8927 genome, one interval contains:
- the frr gene encoding ribosome recycling factor, with protein MKLADVEDHMMKALEATQRSFNTIRTGRANTSLLDRITVEYYGSPMSLKSVANVSTPDATTIAIQPFDRNMLNTIEKAILLSDIGLTPNNDGSIIRLNIPSLTTERRKELVKQVAKLAEEGKVAVRNIRRDAIDSVRKQEKSSELSKDEAADLQDSVQKLTDKYIAKIDEALAVKEKDITTV; from the coding sequence GTGAAGTTAGCTGACGTTGAAGATCACATGATGAAGGCGCTGGAAGCGACTCAGCGCTCTTTTAATACGATTCGGACTGGCCGAGCCAATACCAGTTTATTGGATCGAATTACCGTCGAATATTACGGCAGTCCCATGTCGTTAAAATCTGTGGCGAATGTTAGTACCCCCGATGCTACTACAATTGCGATTCAGCCCTTTGATCGCAATATGCTCAATACCATCGAAAAAGCGATTTTACTCTCTGATATTGGGTTAACACCGAATAACGATGGTTCTATTATTCGTTTGAATATCCCCTCCTTAACCACTGAACGACGGAAAGAATTAGTCAAACAAGTGGCTAAATTAGCTGAAGAAGGGAAAGTCGCCGTCAGAAATATTCGTCGGGATGCCATTGACTCTGTTCGGAAACAGGAAAAAAGCAGTGAACTCTCAAAAGACGAAGCGGCTGATTTACAAGATTCCGTTCAGAAACTCACAGACAAGTACATTGCTAAAATCGACGAAGCCTTAGCTGTTAAAGAAAAGGACATCACCACTGTTTAA
- a CDS encoding geranylgeranyl reductase family protein, with amino-acid sequence MFDCIIVGAGPAGGAAAYHLAKRGRSVLIVERSAFPRLKPCGGGVSPAIAQWFDFDFSPAISTTVERIRYTWQLDDAVESEIPTQMWMVRREVFDQFLVDQAKGQGAALQDNTEVTGIQFKSDHWQVNTTTEPLTARYLIGADGAKGPMAKWLGLKQSKLRQSQFMDVATDQALLPSFEFGMVKNGSIWGFPKADGYSLSIATFIGGEPKDLKKDLLDYATKAGLGSSTIYDHPLCLWDGDKILHTQNAVIAGEAASLVDPLSAEGIRPSILSGVKAAEAIDQALGGVGNALEGYTQTMKTEWGADMVWAGRLAGAFYRFPKVAYKAGVKMPAATKIMSKIFCGQLRYGDIANKAIKQLMPF; translated from the coding sequence ATGTTTGACTGTATTATTGTTGGTGCCGGCCCTGCCGGAGGAGCAGCAGCCTATCATTTGGCAAAACGCGGACGTTCAGTTTTAATTGTGGAAAGAAGCGCTTTTCCTCGCTTAAAACCTTGTGGGGGAGGCGTTTCTCCGGCGATCGCTCAATGGTTTGATTTTGATTTTAGTCCGGCAATTTCCACAACGGTTGAGCGCATTCGCTATACCTGGCAATTGGATGATGCCGTCGAGTCGGAAATTCCTACTCAGATGTGGATGGTGCGGCGAGAGGTGTTCGATCAGTTTTTAGTCGATCAAGCTAAAGGTCAAGGGGCAGCACTACAGGATAATACGGAAGTCACAGGGATTCAATTTAAAAGCGATCATTGGCAAGTGAATACCACCACTGAACCCCTAACGGCTCGATATTTAATTGGGGCAGATGGGGCTAAAGGCCCAATGGCAAAATGGTTAGGCTTGAAACAGTCTAAACTGCGTCAAAGTCAATTCATGGACGTGGCAACGGATCAAGCGTTGTTACCCAGTTTTGAGTTTGGGATGGTGAAAAATGGCAGTATTTGGGGGTTCCCGAAGGCTGATGGTTATTCTCTGAGTATTGCGACTTTCATCGGCGGAGAACCTAAAGATCTGAAGAAGGATTTACTCGATTATGCGACTAAAGCAGGTTTAGGGAGTTCTACGATTTATGACCATCCCCTGTGTCTGTGGGATGGAGATAAAATTCTACATACCCAAAATGCTGTTATTGCTGGGGAAGCAGCCAGTTTAGTTGATCCATTATCGGCCGAAGGGATTCGTCCGTCGATTTTGAGTGGAGTTAAAGCGGCCGAAGCCATTGATCAAGCGTTAGGCGGTGTCGGTAATGCCTTAGAAGGCTATACCCAAACGATGAAGACAGAATGGGGTGCAGATATGGTTTGGGCCGGACGTCTAGCGGGTGCGTTCTATCGGTTTCCAAAAGTGGCTTATAAGGCTGGGGTGAAAATGCCCGCAGCGACGAAAATCATGAGTAAAATTTTCTGTGGTCAACTGCGGTATGGGGATATTGCGAATAAGGCAATTAAACAATTAATGCCCTTCTAA
- the glgB gene encoding 1,4-alpha-glucan branching enzyme, with product MTTIATDQIDKIVWNHHQDPFEVLGSHQIEQDGKTVWVVRAYLPNAEAAWVLLPEQRQEYPMQSVHHPHFFECIIDIPELANYQLRLKEGEHERVVYDPYAFSSPQFTELDIHLFAEGNHHRIYEKLGAHLMTVNGVSGVYFAVWAPSARNVSIIGDFNYWDGRKHQMRKLGNGVWELFVPGIGAGEHYKYEIKNWEGHIYEKTDPYGFYQEVRPKTASIVANLDSYQWRDQDWLEQRRHNDPLKSPISVYECHLGSWNRAPFDQPHVLPDGTVEPAVQATELDPGGRFLTYRELADQLIPYVKELGFTHIELLPIAEHPFDGSWGYQVTGYYAPTSRFGSPEDFMYFVDQCHLNGIGVLVDWVPGHFPKDGHGLPFFDGTHLYEHADPRKGEHKEWGTLVFNYGRNEVRNFLVGNALFWYDKYHIDGIRVDAVASMLYLNYLRPDGEWVANQYGGCEHIEAADFLRQTNHVLFSYYPGTLSIAEESTSWPMVSWPTYVGGLGFNLKWNMGWMHDMLDYFSMDPWFRQFHQNNITFSIWYHHSENFMLALSHDEVVHCKSNITNKMPGDDWQKFANVRCLFTYMFTHPGKKTLFMGMEFGQRQEWNAWGTLEWELMQYPGHQGIKRLMQSLNQLYRNEPSLYEQDFAEAGFQWIDCTDNRHSVVSFIRRAKDPEEFVVVVSNFTPQPHSHYRVGVPEPGFYTELFNSDSGEFGGSNMGNLGGKWTDEWWFHNYAHSLDLCLPPLGVLVLKLDRPKTEAAMQAIDADTPPIEA from the coding sequence ATGACGACCATCGCAACTGATCAGATTGATAAAATTGTTTGGAACCATCACCAAGACCCTTTTGAAGTGTTGGGTTCCCATCAAATTGAACAAGACGGTAAAACTGTATGGGTAGTAAGGGCGTACTTACCCAATGCGGAGGCGGCATGGGTTCTGTTACCCGAACAACGACAGGAATACCCGATGCAGTCCGTTCATCATCCCCATTTCTTTGAGTGCATCATTGATATTCCCGAACTCGCTAACTATCAACTGCGACTCAAAGAAGGAGAACATGAGCGAGTTGTTTATGATCCTTATGCTTTCAGTTCTCCCCAATTTACCGAGCTTGATATTCACCTATTTGCAGAAGGCAACCATCACCGGATTTATGAAAAACTAGGCGCCCACTTGATGACCGTCAATGGTGTTTCTGGGGTGTATTTTGCGGTTTGGGCTCCCAGTGCGCGCAACGTTTCGATCATTGGTGATTTCAACTATTGGGATGGACGCAAACACCAAATGCGGAAGTTAGGGAATGGGGTTTGGGAACTGTTTGTCCCTGGAATAGGAGCCGGCGAACACTACAAATATGAAATTAAAAACTGGGAAGGACATATCTACGAAAAAACCGATCCCTACGGATTTTATCAAGAAGTTCGTCCCAAAACCGCCTCAATTGTTGCTAATTTAGATAGCTATCAATGGCGCGATCAAGATTGGTTAGAACAACGACGCCACAACGATCCCCTAAAATCTCCGATATCGGTTTATGAATGCCATTTAGGGTCTTGGAACCGTGCTCCGTTTGATCAACCCCATGTCTTACCCGATGGCACCGTTGAACCTGCTGTACAAGCCACTGAGCTTGATCCAGGGGGTCGTTTTTTAACCTACCGAGAACTGGCTGACCAGTTAATTCCCTACGTCAAGGAATTAGGGTTTACTCATATTGAATTATTACCCATTGCTGAACACCCCTTTGATGGGTCTTGGGGATATCAAGTCACGGGATATTATGCCCCAACGTCCCGGTTTGGCAGTCCTGAAGATTTCATGTATTTTGTCGATCAATGCCATTTAAACGGCATTGGGGTACTCGTGGACTGGGTACCCGGACATTTCCCGAAAGACGGACATGGTTTACCCTTCTTCGACGGAACCCATCTTTATGAACACGCTGACCCCCGCAAAGGCGAACATAAAGAATGGGGAACCTTAGTCTTTAACTATGGTCGCAACGAAGTTCGGAACTTCCTAGTGGGTAATGCTCTATTCTGGTATGACAAATATCATATCGATGGAATTCGGGTGGATGCGGTCGCTTCCATGCTCTACCTCAACTATTTACGTCCCGATGGCGAATGGGTGGCGAACCAATATGGCGGTTGTGAACATATTGAAGCGGCGGACTTCCTGCGCCAAACTAACCATGTTTTATTTAGTTACTATCCAGGGACTTTATCCATTGCGGAAGAATCTACCTCCTGGCCGATGGTGTCTTGGCCGACTTATGTGGGTGGGTTAGGTTTTAACCTGAAATGGAACATGGGATGGATGCACGATATGTTGGATTATTTCAGCATGGACCCTTGGTTCCGTCAATTCCATCAAAATAACATTACCTTTAGTATTTGGTATCACCACAGCGAAAACTTTATGTTGGCGCTTTCCCATGATGAAGTGGTGCATTGTAAGAGCAATATTACTAACAAAATGCCGGGAGATGATTGGCAAAAATTTGCCAATGTCCGGTGTTTGTTTACCTATATGTTTACTCACCCCGGCAAGAAAACCCTATTTATGGGGATGGAGTTTGGTCAGCGTCAAGAGTGGAATGCTTGGGGAACTTTGGAATGGGAATTGATGCAATATCCGGGGCATCAAGGAATTAAACGGTTAATGCAATCCTTGAATCAACTGTATCGCAATGAACCTTCATTGTATGAACAGGATTTTGCTGAAGCCGGGTTTCAATGGATTGATTGTACTGATAATCGTCATAGTGTGGTGTCGTTTATTCGTCGCGCCAAAGATCCTGAAGAATTTGTAGTTGTGGTTTCTAATTTTACCCCTCAACCTCATAGTCATTATCGCGTGGGTGTTCCTGAACCGGGATTTTATACCGAATTATTTAATAGTGATTCGGGTGAATTTGGCGGCAGTAATATGGGGAATTTAGGCGGTAAATGGACGGATGAATGGTGGTTCCATAATTATGCCCATTCTTTGGATTTATGTTTACCTCCATTAGGGGTTCTAGTTCTCAAATTAGATCGTCCTAAAACAGAAGCAGCAATGCAAGCAATTGACGCCGACACACCTCCAATAGAAGCGTAA
- a CDS encoding glutathione binding-like protein → MVIQVVRWQYQINSAAVELAKTRLKTAFEVLQIWKQQPYLVGDCISIADIAAAALLSPLVLIPDYRHSYPWLFNRIAEIHHLCGEPLPPGLEK, encoded by the coding sequence TTGGTAATTCAAGTTGTGCGTTGGCAATATCAGATTAATTCTGCTGCGGTTGAACTGGCTAAAACCCGCTTAAAAACAGCTTTTGAAGTGTTGCAGATCTGGAAACAACAGCCCTATTTAGTAGGCGATTGTATTAGTATTGCCGATATTGCCGCTGCGGCCCTTCTCAGTCCTCTGGTTCTGATTCCTGACTACCGCCATAGCTACCCCTGGCTATTCAACCGGATTGCTGAAATTCACCATCTCTGCGGTGAACCCTTGCCACCAGGATTAGAAAAATAA
- a CDS encoding glutathione S-transferase family protein has product MLLLQFSTSHYCRKARLALGYKGISYQVENLTPGLHTFKLKPLTGLTTVPVLLPQLEGQPEAIADSTQIFKYLEHHYPDPRLFLVDPHQQTQAELLEDWLDESIGTATRFVYYRAIRLT; this is encoded by the coding sequence ATGCTCCTATTGCAGTTTAGTACGTCCCATTACTGTCGGAAAGCCCGTTTAGCGTTAGGCTATAAAGGGATTTCCTATCAAGTGGAAAATCTCACCCCTGGACTTCATACTTTTAAGCTCAAACCCTTAACAGGACTGACAACGGTTCCGGTTTTATTACCGCAATTAGAAGGTCAACCCGAAGCGATCGCAGATTCCACTCAAATTTTTAAGTATTTAGAACACCATTATCCTGATCCCCGATTATTTCTTGTTGATCCCCATCAACAAACCCAAGCTGAATTATTAGAAGATTGGTTAGATGAAAGTATTGGAACGGCGACTCGATTTGTTTATTATCGTGCGATTCGTTTAACCTAA
- a CDS encoding peptidoglycan D,D-transpeptidase FtsI family protein, with protein sequence MASSDYSSGSRFQPSPSSPGQRGGKKSATGRKKATIQGQRRKSKSANARPINPSVAPQKRSVSDSRQFDRAAPRLAHRHRLILVWFVLLGGIVGLSINLFRLQIGQESSFLQEQASSQQQQRILPFVPRRPITDRKGDILALDRRVYTLYVHPKLFKQSSSEIAEKLAPVLLREDLTTPNANELFQLFGTSPSGIKVADLIPEEVANRIQSLRLDGLELLESRQRLYPQQDNTADVVGYVNPEGKGQAGIEYSQQSLLERTMPSLSFQRAANGAWVPEHIATGFIPVDDLELRLTIDTSLQRIARKSLQKYVEEFKAKRGTVIVMDAKDGSVLTLANEPSYNPNQYYKFDLERFKNWALTDLYEPGSTFKPINVALALEAGAIQPDSVVNDEGNIQVGGWPIQNSDGSARGALSITDVVKYSSNVGMVRIMQRMEPEVFYEGLKRLGLGTTLGIDLPFAAASTLKTKEQFVSASIEPATTAFGQGFSITPIQLAQLHSLLANGGKLVTPHVVQGLYNSKSQLYWKLPLPEPKQVFSTETADAVLKMMESVVKEGGTGTRAEIEGYHIAGKTGTAQKASPDGGYSSNALITSFVGILSVDHPRYVVVAVVDEPVEGRAGGIVAAPIVKSVMEALIHLEKVPPSEIP encoded by the coding sequence ATGGCTTCTTCAGACTATTCTTCAGGTTCTCGTTTTCAACCGTCGCCATCTTCTCCGGGTCAACGTGGGGGGAAAAAATCGGCTACCGGACGCAAAAAAGCGACTATTCAGGGTCAACGCCGGAAATCTAAATCAGCGAATGCAAGGCCAATTAATCCATCGGTTGCGCCTCAAAAACGTTCGGTTTCTGATTCTCGACAGTTTGATCGGGCCGCGCCACGACTAGCACATCGCCACCGTTTAATATTAGTTTGGTTTGTGCTATTAGGAGGAATTGTCGGCTTATCGATTAATTTATTTCGCTTACAAATCGGTCAAGAATCTTCCTTTCTTCAAGAACAAGCTTCATCTCAACAACAACAACGAATTCTCCCCTTTGTTCCTCGACGTCCGATTACCGATCGCAAAGGAGATATTCTAGCTTTAGATCGGCGAGTTTATACTCTCTATGTTCACCCTAAACTCTTTAAACAATCTTCAAGCGAAATCGCTGAAAAGTTAGCTCCTGTCTTGTTAAGAGAGGACTTAACTACACCAAATGCTAACGAACTATTTCAACTTTTTGGCACATCTCCGAGCGGAATTAAAGTTGCCGATTTAATTCCCGAAGAAGTCGCAAATCGAATTCAAAGTTTACGTTTAGATGGATTAGAATTACTAGAAAGTCGTCAACGGCTTTATCCTCAACAGGATAATACCGCCGATGTTGTCGGTTATGTTAATCCTGAAGGCAAAGGTCAAGCGGGAATTGAATATAGTCAACAAAGTTTACTAGAGCGAACGATGCCCTCCTTGTCGTTTCAACGAGCAGCAAATGGGGCTTGGGTTCCTGAACACATTGCTACCGGATTTATCCCTGTTGATGATTTGGAATTACGGTTAACCATTGACACTTCCCTCCAACGAATTGCGCGTAAATCTTTGCAAAAATACGTTGAAGAATTTAAAGCTAAACGGGGAACTGTGATTGTCATGGATGCCAAAGATGGTTCGGTATTAACACTCGCAAATGAACCCTCTTATAATCCGAATCAATATTATAAATTTGACCTAGAACGGTTTAAAAATTGGGCGTTAACTGACCTGTATGAACCCGGTTCAACCTTTAAACCCATTAACGTTGCTTTAGCGTTAGAAGCGGGGGCTATTCAACCCGATAGTGTAGTGAATGATGAAGGGAATATTCAAGTCGGAGGTTGGCCGATTCAAAATTCCGACGGTTCCGCCAGAGGCGCCCTGAGTATTACCGATGTCGTCAAATATTCTAGTAACGTTGGCATGGTGCGAATTATGCAACGGATGGAGCCGGAGGTTTTTTATGAGGGCTTAAAACGCTTAGGGTTAGGAACAACCCTCGGAATTGATTTACCCTTTGCTGCTGCGAGTACGCTGAAAACGAAAGAACAATTTGTCTCCGCCTCCATTGAACCTGCAACCACTGCTTTTGGCCAAGGATTTTCGATTACCCCGATTCAGTTGGCCCAGCTTCACAGCCTTTTAGCCAATGGGGGTAAATTGGTGACTCCCCACGTTGTTCAAGGGTTATATAACAGCAAAAGTCAACTTTATTGGAAACTACCCCTTCCTGAACCGAAGCAAGTGTTTTCGACGGAAACGGCTGATGCGGTTTTAAAGATGATGGAAAGCGTTGTTAAAGAAGGAGGAACCGGAACTAGAGCCGAAATAGAAGGCTATCATATTGCTGGAAAAACCGGGACGGCTCAAAAAGCATCTCCCGATGGAGGCTATTCTTCTAATGCTTTAATTACCAGTTTTGTCGGTATTTTAAGTGTTGATCATCCCCGTTATGTGGTTGTCGCTGTAGTGGATGAACCCGTCGAAGGTCGCGCTGGCGGAATTGTTGCAGCACCGATTGTTAAATCTGTTATGGAAGCGTTAATTCATCTGGAGAAAGTTCCCCCCTCAGAAATTCCTTAA
- a CDS encoding Hpt domain-containing protein, whose translation MPTNQDQKIFSIFMEEAEERLETLQTGLTELPAIMADSDRERVMAIYRAAHSIKGAAAMLMDKMPSLNSINKVSKRLEDCFKMVKDTPLKIDATTQTLYTKGFEVLKNLIDRAASPGGLSEEIGEKILQASLPVYDKLENHLKALMSGKASAATPAPATATPAVANAVNQVMTVLKPMLQGFKQAESPETRKQLAGLCARLTKVGVGVEPWQVLVKTAHGAIANPKNSFKVLANPIINELKQGAELLQTGKANTIAPSATLSTLAGAKAAAKSATPEITIPADPKEVVKVLLKTFNKQQLQAIAQLLIKHVKS comes from the coding sequence GTGCCAACAAACCAAGACCAAAAGATCTTTTCTATCTTCATGGAAGAGGCTGAGGAGCGTCTTGAGACCCTGCAAACGGGGCTAACAGAGCTACCAGCAATTATGGCTGATTCCGACCGGGAGCGGGTCATGGCCATCTATCGGGCTGCTCACTCTATTAAGGGAGCCGCAGCAATGTTGATGGACAAAATGCCCAGTCTTAACAGCATTAATAAGGTGTCTAAACGCCTAGAAGACTGTTTTAAGATGGTTAAGGATACCCCGCTTAAAATTGATGCGACAACCCAAACCCTCTACACTAAAGGGTTTGAAGTGCTGAAAAATTTAATTGATCGCGCTGCCAGTCCGGGGGGACTCTCGGAGGAAATCGGGGAGAAAATTCTACAAGCTTCCCTTCCTGTTTATGATAAATTGGAAAACCACTTAAAGGCTTTGATGAGTGGTAAGGCATCCGCAGCAACTCCTGCACCTGCAACAGCAACGCCTGCGGTTGCCAATGCAGTGAATCAAGTCATGACGGTTCTTAAACCCATGTTACAGGGATTCAAGCAAGCGGAATCTCCAGAAACTCGGAAACAATTGGCGGGTTTGTGCGCTCGATTAACGAAAGTTGGGGTCGGAGTTGAGCCTTGGCAAGTATTAGTTAAAACGGCTCATGGTGCGATCGCTAATCCTAAAAATTCTTTTAAAGTTTTAGCTAATCCCATTATTAATGAATTAAAGCAAGGAGCAGAACTCTTACAAACGGGAAAAGCTAATACTATTGCCCCTAGTGCAACGTTATCAACTTTGGCTGGAGCCAAAGCAGCAGCTAAATCGGCAACTCCAGAAATTACGATTCCGGCTGATCCGAAAGAGGTGGTTAAAGTTCTATTAAAAACGTTTAATAAACAGCAATTACAAGCGATCGCCCAACTGTTAATTAAACACGTTAAATCTTAA
- the radC gene encoding RadC family protein → MTYSLRIADLPSDERPRERLMAIGSRNLATAELIAILLGTGQGKGKLSAVGLGQYILNQLGQHQRDPLAVLRDIGVHELTEIHGIGPAKATTILAAVELGKRVFQSKPPDLAVIETPQAAADALSHDLMWQAQERFAVLLLDVKHRLLGTQVITIGSATETIAHPRDIFREVLKSGATRVIIAHNHPSGTVEPSSEDINLTRQLLQGAQFLSLPILDHIILGNGNHLSLRTTTSLWEEYPQTE, encoded by the coding sequence ATGACCTATAGCCTGAGAATTGCTGATTTACCCAGTGATGAGCGTCCCCGTGAACGACTTATGGCCATTGGTTCCAGAAATTTAGCAACGGCTGAATTGATCGCAATTTTGTTAGGAACAGGTCAGGGAAAAGGAAAATTATCGGCGGTGGGTTTAGGACAATATATATTAAATCAGTTAGGCCAGCATCAACGTGATCCCTTAGCAGTATTGCGGGATATTGGGGTTCACGAATTGACTGAAATTCATGGCATTGGGCCAGCGAAAGCCACCACTATTTTAGCGGCCGTTGAGTTAGGAAAACGGGTGTTTCAGTCTAAACCGCCTGATTTAGCCGTGATAGAGACTCCCCAAGCGGCGGCGGATGCCTTGAGTCATGATTTAATGTGGCAAGCTCAAGAACGGTTTGCAGTGTTGTTGTTAGACGTCAAACATCGTTTATTAGGAACTCAAGTGATTACGATTGGAAGTGCAACAGAAACAATTGCCCATCCCCGTGATATTTTTCGAGAAGTCTTGAAAAGTGGTGCAACACGGGTAATTATTGCCCATAATCATCCATCGGGGACTGTAGAACCCAGTTCAGAAGATATTAATTTAACTCGTCAACTGTTGCAAGGGGCGCAATTTTTATCCCTTCCGATTTTAGATCATATTATTTTAGGGAATGGTAATCATCTAAGTTTAAGAACCACAACTTCTTTATGGGAAGAATATCCGCAAACCGAATAA
- a CDS encoding MOSC domain-containing protein — MNLLELFIYPIKSCGKIALNQAEVTLKGLAWDREFMWVDESGQFVTQRTYPQLTKIQVQRLGDRIELSVEDSTIEPFKLQPTVTGTSKTVQVWRDQTVAIDQGDEVANWLQNALKSDAQPDFRLMRQSPDFIRPVDPNYAVNTDNQVSFADGYPCLLTNTASLAELNRKLQETYPLSSQQIPMNRFRPNIVIDTDQAFIEDQWKTILIGEVYFDLVKPCSRCIVTTTDQKSGERNQLKEPLKTLSTFRQQPRGVMFGFNMIPRNTGTIQVGDSVEVVETH; from the coding sequence ATGAATTTGCTTGAACTGTTTATCTATCCGATTAAATCCTGTGGCAAAATAGCCCTGAATCAAGCGGAAGTGACCCTTAAGGGGTTAGCGTGGGATCGGGAATTTATGTGGGTTGATGAATCCGGTCAATTTGTCACCCAGAGAACTTATCCCCAATTAACTAAAATTCAAGTACAGCGATTAGGAGATCGAATTGAATTATCCGTTGAAGATAGTACAATTGAACCCTTTAAACTCCAACCAACCGTAACAGGAACTTCTAAAACTGTACAGGTTTGGAGAGATCAAACCGTTGCGATTGATCAAGGGGATGAGGTTGCTAATTGGCTGCAAAATGCTTTAAAATCCGATGCTCAACCTGATTTTCGGTTAATGCGACAATCACCTGATTTTATTCGACCTGTTGACCCAAATTATGCTGTTAATACAGATAATCAGGTGAGTTTTGCGGATGGTTATCCCTGTTTATTAACGAATACCGCTTCCTTAGCAGAATTGAACCGAAAACTTCAAGAAACCTATCCGCTATCATCACAACAGATTCCGATGAATCGATTTCGACCTAATATTGTGATCGATACTGATCAAGCTTTTATTGAAGATCAATGGAAAACCATTTTAATTGGAGAGGTTTATTTTGATTTGGTCAAACCCTGTAGTCGTTGTATTGTAACAACAACCGATCAAAAAAGTGGGGAACGCAATCAATTAAAAGAACCGTTGAAAACCTTATCCACCTTTCGACAACAGCCGCGCGGAGTCATGTTTGGTTTCAATATGATTCCTCGAAATACAGGGACAATTCAGGTGGGAGATTCTGTTGAGGTTGTAGAAACCCATTGA
- a CDS encoding XDD3 family exosortase-dependent surface protein — MKTSTLKKLIGTTVASLCFVSVSGLPAMAGQLHNGWNYGIDSFADGSGGESFNIRGIAIKETSDSIFVALTGGTPLTGVANNGAADKNIGWGDLFLNFTNKNFTTASNDKSLFGVRFAGTNDSQVATTGLYSNVKGASVTNVNHGYSTLKQYYGAGFDKVNTQGTDLATKASVYSYFGEKTAILNVIDSGANKLGGIQSLSATALQNQGLNFGFFSAQGSQTLGFSLNKSDLGLADGNYDYMASIFLECGNDGVALNGGVSVPEPGSLAGLALVGLTVLGSRLSKRQS, encoded by the coding sequence ATGAAAACTTCAACACTGAAAAAATTAATCGGAACGACAGTAGCCAGTCTTTGTTTCGTCTCTGTGAGCGGTCTTCCGGCGATGGCTGGACAACTCCACAATGGATGGAACTACGGAATTGATTCCTTTGCCGATGGATCTGGCGGTGAATCTTTTAATATTAGAGGAATTGCCATTAAAGAAACCAGCGATAGCATCTTTGTTGCCTTAACAGGTGGAACTCCTCTGACGGGTGTAGCTAACAATGGAGCAGCCGATAAAAATATTGGTTGGGGAGATTTATTTCTAAACTTTACTAACAAAAACTTCACAACCGCTAGTAATGACAAGAGCTTATTTGGAGTTCGTTTTGCGGGAACAAATGACTCTCAAGTTGCCACAACCGGGCTATATAGTAACGTAAAAGGTGCCAGCGTTACAAATGTAAATCATGGCTACAGTACCTTAAAACAGTATTACGGTGCTGGATTCGATAAAGTCAACACCCAAGGCACTGACCTTGCTACAAAAGCATCTGTTTACAGTTATTTTGGTGAAAAAACAGCAATTCTGAATGTGATTGACTCCGGTGCGAATAAATTAGGTGGTATTCAAAGTTTGTCTGCTACAGCCTTACAAAATCAAGGACTTAACTTTGGATTCTTCAGTGCTCAAGGATCACAAACTCTGGGTTTTAGCCTGAATAAATCCGATTTAGGACTCGCCGATGGTAACTATGACTATATGGCTAGTATTTTCCTAGAATGTGGTAATGATGGTGTTGCTCTCAACGGTGGAGTTTCTGTTCCTGAACCGGGTAGTCTTGCTGGTTTAGCGTTGGTTGGTTTAACTGTACTCGGTAGCCGACTGAGCAAACGTCAATCTTAA
- a CDS encoding Npun_F5560 family protein, which produces MSQAKSQSPQELNAEVARLNEELQMRDQLIQQLSQELFRLVKGDTNLLPTPEVSERHQVQMVALREQLQEMEQQVKFYQEQIAERDTEVYQQRQSVQELTDRSRMLEQVVQELPGVYRQKFSERLNEVMEKVELLQRENKQLHAELQSVSYRLAQKSRRPSGLDLPSFQNRGGGSVEIPTFGNA; this is translated from the coding sequence GTGAGCCAAGCCAAAAGTCAATCGCCACAGGAATTAAACGCTGAAGTTGCTCGTTTAAACGAAGAGCTACAAATGCGAGATCAGTTGATTCAACAGTTATCTCAAGAACTGTTTCGTTTGGTGAAAGGGGATACTAATTTGTTACCGACCCCTGAAGTTTCCGAACGTCACCAAGTCCAAATGGTGGCTTTACGAGAACAACTGCAAGAAATGGAACAGCAAGTTAAGTTTTATCAAGAACAAATTGCCGAACGGGATACGGAAGTTTATCAACAGAGACAGTCGGTTCAAGAGTTAACAGATCGCTCTCGGATGTTGGAACAGGTCGTCCAAGAGTTACCCGGCGTGTACCGTCAGAAGTTCTCAGAACGTCTGAATGAAGTCATGGAAAAAGTTGAATTACTTCAACGTGAAAATAAACAACTTCATGCGGAGTTACAGAGTGTTAGCTATCGTTTAGCTCAAAAAAGTCGCCGTCCGAGTGGTTTGGATCTACCCAGTTTTCAAAATCGAGGTGGGGGATCTGTGGAAATTCCTACTTTTGGCAATGCTTGA